A genome region from Deltaproteobacteria bacterium includes the following:
- a CDS encoding methylenetetrahydrofolate reductase, giving the protein MKVIDHIHKTLAKNSGPEFSYEIVPPPRGRSVKDIIDIVEGLSDVEPQWIDVTSHASSAYYLENNDGSIQKKTYRKRPGTLGICGIIQNRFRIDTVAHILCQGFTKEETEDALIELNFLGIHNVLALRGDSLNYSKEISKNRSVNQYAADLVEQINGLKQGKFIEDISNSTPLDYCIGVAGYPEKHFEAANFKTDILNLKKKVDAGADYLVTQMFFDNKSFYSFKAACLEAGIHVPIIPGLKIIRSAVQLKTIPKTFNVDLPEVLVDEILETPGSAEEIGLSWAQKQVEDLVNKGEKNIHFYIMNDTNLVLDLVHKIK; this is encoded by the coding sequence ATGAAGGTGATAGATCATATTCATAAAACGCTAGCCAAAAACTCGGGACCTGAATTTAGCTATGAAATAGTTCCTCCTCCGCGGGGAAGATCGGTTAAAGACATTATCGATATCGTCGAAGGACTTTCAGATGTGGAGCCTCAGTGGATAGATGTCACTAGTCATGCTTCCAGTGCCTATTATCTTGAAAATAATGATGGAAGTATCCAAAAAAAAACCTATCGTAAAAGACCAGGGACTTTAGGTATCTGTGGGATCATTCAAAATCGTTTTCGTATTGATACGGTGGCTCACATTTTGTGTCAGGGCTTTACGAAGGAAGAGACTGAAGATGCCTTGATTGAGCTGAATTTTTTAGGCATCCATAACGTTTTGGCTTTAAGGGGAGATTCTTTGAATTATAGCAAAGAAATTTCTAAAAACCGATCAGTTAATCAGTATGCTGCAGATTTGGTGGAACAAATAAATGGCTTAAAACAGGGCAAATTTATAGAAGATATTTCCAATAGCACCCCTTTGGACTACTGTATTGGCGTGGCTGGTTATCCTGAAAAACATTTTGAGGCAGCCAATTTTAAGACGGATATCTTAAATCTAAAAAAGAAAGTGGATGCCGGTGCTGACTACTTGGTAACCCAGATGTTTTTTGATAATAAAAGTTTCTATTCATTTAAAGCCGCTTGTCTCGAAGCTGGCATCCATGTTCCCATTATCCCAGGATTGAAAATCATTCGGAGTGCTGTTCAGTTAAAAACAATTCCCAAGACATTTAATGTTGATTTGCCAGAAGTTCTTGTCGATGAAATTTTAGAAACCCCAGGGTCGGCAGAAGAAATTGGCTTGTCTTGGGCCCAAAAACAAGTTGAGGATTTAGTCAATAAAGGTGAAAAAAATATTCATTTTTATATTATGAATGATACCAACTTGGTTCTCGATTTGGTTCATAAAATTAAATAA
- a CDS encoding transcriptional regulator, whose amino-acid sequence MKLINFKLVTIVCEPVLSSSVLKISHDLGATGYTMTEVRGQGNGEKSSGEVPDVKSKIEIIADPDLALKITKSLAEQFFENYSLITYLLDISILRPEKFEN is encoded by the coding sequence ATGAAACTCATCAATTTTAAACTTGTAACTATAGTTTGCGAGCCAGTCTTAAGCTCAAGCGTTTTGAAGATCAGTCATGATCTTGGGGCAACTGGATATACGATGACTGAGGTTCGAGGTCAGGGTAATGGCGAAAAAAGTAGCGGCGAAGTTCCTGATGTAAAATCTAAAATAGAAATTATCGCGGACCCCGACTTAGCATTAAAAATAACAAAATCTTTAGCTGAACAATTTTTTGAAAATTACTCTTTGATTACCTATTTATTAGATATTTCAATCTTGCGTCCGGAAAAATTTGAAAATTAA
- a CDS encoding M3 family metallopeptidase yields the protein MRKINLQLILCLLIVFSIVEHSGNAAKSLKTAYNPSNPLLTNWWKGPYGGVPPFDKVKIKDFQPALEEGMAEARKAIEVIVSNPKKATFKNTLVEMEKSSRTLERVITMYSVWKSGLNTPEFQEVEKIMSPKLAAFEDEVIQNSKLFKRIEAVYSSPEKSKLNPEQQRLVWFQYNKFILKGAKLDEKQKARVGEINQRLAALETQFSQNQLADEANIKMVLEKTADLAGLPQAVIDAAAEEAQAQKKPGKWILTNTRSSIEPFLTYSTNRDLREKAFKMWTSRGDNDNDHNNNKVIPEVLKLRAERSRILGYPTYAHWNLTDKMAKDPAVAMTLMMQVWTPAVAAVKEEVKAMQAIVDQEKGNFKIQPWDYRFYAEKVRKARYDLDISTVKPYLQLSQIQKGLFLTAEKLFNLKFEQLKGVPVFHEDVTVYRVTKKGKQVGLWYFDPFARAGKNSGAWMSAYREQSQIDKTPLTTIVSNNSNFIKGKPGEPVLLSWDDGITMFHEFGHALHGLNSHVTYPTLSGSNTPTDHVEFPSQLLENYLKTPEVLQLLTNAKGETLPKELIAKIEKSKTFNSGFTTVEFLASAIVDMKIHLSTDADIQPAQFEKSTLQELGMPSEIVMRHRLPAFGHLFSSDEYAAGYYSYLWSQVLDHDAYEAFVEAGNPFDKPTAKKLVDYVFSVGNTIDPAKGYRLFRGREPKVDSLLRARGFPVPNEVKIESKN from the coding sequence ATGCGAAAAATAAATCTTCAACTTATCCTCTGTTTACTGATAGTATTTTCAATTGTGGAACATTCGGGAAATGCTGCTAAATCTTTAAAAACTGCTTACAATCCATCAAATCCCTTATTAACTAACTGGTGGAAGGGACCTTACGGAGGGGTGCCTCCCTTTGACAAAGTCAAAATCAAAGATTTTCAGCCGGCCCTAGAAGAAGGAATGGCAGAGGCACGCAAAGCTATTGAAGTCATTGTAAGCAATCCAAAGAAAGCGACCTTTAAAAACACCCTCGTCGAAATGGAAAAATCATCACGCACCTTAGAACGCGTCATCACCATGTACAGTGTGTGGAAAAGTGGACTCAACACGCCAGAGTTTCAAGAAGTCGAAAAAATCATGTCGCCGAAATTGGCTGCTTTTGAAGACGAAGTGATTCAGAATTCAAAACTCTTCAAACGGATTGAGGCCGTTTACAGTTCTCCTGAAAAATCCAAATTGAATCCCGAACAGCAACGCTTGGTATGGTTTCAATATAACAAATTTATTCTAAAAGGCGCCAAATTAGATGAAAAACAAAAAGCTCGCGTTGGGGAGATCAATCAACGTCTAGCCGCTCTGGAGACACAATTCAGTCAAAACCAATTAGCGGACGAGGCTAACATCAAAATGGTTCTTGAAAAAACAGCAGACTTGGCTGGACTCCCACAAGCAGTTATCGATGCCGCAGCTGAGGAAGCTCAAGCTCAGAAAAAACCAGGCAAGTGGATATTAACGAATACTCGTTCCAGTATTGAACCTTTTTTAACCTATTCCACAAATCGAGACCTTCGTGAAAAAGCTTTCAAAATGTGGACGTCCCGTGGCGATAATGACAATGATCATAACAATAATAAAGTCATTCCCGAGGTTTTAAAGCTGCGAGCCGAACGATCCCGCATCCTCGGTTACCCAACTTACGCTCATTGGAATCTAACAGACAAAATGGCAAAAGATCCCGCCGTAGCAATGACTTTAATGATGCAGGTCTGGACACCCGCCGTGGCAGCAGTTAAAGAGGAAGTCAAAGCGATGCAGGCTATTGTCGACCAAGAAAAAGGTAATTTCAAAATCCAACCTTGGGATTATCGGTTTTATGCTGAGAAGGTACGCAAGGCCAGATACGATTTAGACATCAGCACGGTAAAGCCGTATTTACAATTATCTCAGATTCAAAAAGGCTTGTTTCTTACCGCTGAAAAACTATTTAATTTAAAATTTGAACAGCTAAAGGGCGTTCCCGTATTCCACGAAGATGTCACGGTTTACCGAGTGACCAAGAAGGGAAAACAAGTGGGTCTTTGGTATTTTGATCCCTTTGCGCGTGCTGGAAAAAATTCAGGGGCTTGGATGAGCGCTTACCGTGAACAAAGCCAAATTGACAAAACACCATTAACCACGATTGTTTCAAATAACTCGAACTTTATTAAAGGAAAACCTGGCGAGCCCGTTCTCTTATCTTGGGACGATGGTATCACTATGTTTCATGAGTTTGGTCATGCCCTCCATGGCTTAAACAGCCACGTGACTTATCCAACCTTATCTGGAAGCAATACACCGACAGACCATGTGGAATTTCCCTCACAACTTTTAGAAAATTATTTAAAAACTCCAGAAGTTTTGCAATTGCTTACCAATGCCAAAGGGGAAACGCTGCCAAAGGAACTCATTGCTAAAATTGAAAAATCAAAAACTTTTAACAGTGGATTTACAACAGTTGAATTTTTAGCCTCGGCCATCGTAGATATGAAGATTCATCTTTCGACAGACGCAGACATTCAACCGGCTCAATTTGAAAAATCAACCCTGCAGGAATTGGGAATGCCTAGTGAAATCGTGATGCGCCATCGTCTGCCAGCTTTTGGCCATTTATTTTCAAGTGATGAATATGCTGCTGGATACTACAGCTACCTTTGGTCCCAGGTTTTAGATCACGATGCCTACGAAGCTTTTGTCGAAGCTGGTAATCCCTTCGATAAACCAACGGCTAAAAAATTAGTGGATTATGTGTTTTCTGTCGGCAACACCATCGATCCAGCCAAAGGCTATCGTTTGTTTCGAGGCAGAGAACCCAAGGTTGATTCCCTTTTAAGAGCCCGTGGTTTTCCTGTTCCCAATGAAGTCAAAATAGAATCAAAAAACTAA